One segment of Rhodopirellula baltica SH 1 DNA contains the following:
- a CDS encoding OmpA/MotB family protein, translating to MNVLRQRSDMPFLAVALVWVCVAMGCSQNPYLAGGGTSVWQPPPSTTAVNGIQAQVAELNRRVQLLDDNNRQLTTQLAQSEQQSQVYRDELNLVRKQLSDTTQQYESARIAAQDAQTQARSFQASAQMRGGATIRANTNLNQMAGRLNLGGLKVEQDGEVLRVVLPSDQLFAQGTGQLQPSAGAILDPTAAQLRSVFPRQRIGIEGYTDNAPMYGGAAGSAHQLTSAQTGAVLDWLTRRSGMPEQQLFTVAQGSNNPRKDNTTPAGRVANRRIELVIYPESF from the coding sequence ATGAACGTTCTACGTCAACGCTCCGATATGCCATTCCTCGCGGTCGCCCTTGTGTGGGTCTGCGTCGCGATGGGCTGCTCGCAAAACCCGTATTTGGCGGGCGGCGGTACTTCTGTGTGGCAACCGCCACCAAGCACCACCGCCGTCAATGGCATCCAAGCCCAGGTGGCCGAGCTGAATCGTCGAGTTCAATTGCTGGACGACAACAACCGTCAGCTCACCACGCAATTGGCTCAAAGCGAACAGCAATCTCAGGTCTATCGCGATGAGCTGAACCTGGTCCGCAAGCAATTGTCGGACACGACGCAACAATACGAGTCCGCTCGCATCGCGGCTCAAGACGCTCAGACGCAAGCACGAAGTTTTCAAGCCTCCGCACAAATGCGTGGTGGTGCGACGATTCGTGCGAACACGAACTTGAATCAAATGGCCGGCCGATTGAACTTGGGCGGTTTGAAAGTCGAACAAGACGGCGAAGTCCTGCGGGTCGTGTTGCCAAGCGATCAACTGTTCGCTCAGGGAACCGGTCAACTGCAACCTTCAGCCGGTGCGATCCTCGATCCAACCGCAGCACAGCTTCGTTCCGTGTTCCCTCGTCAAAGAATTGGGATCGAAGGCTACACCGACAATGCTCCGATGTACGGCGGAGCAGCCGGGAGTGCTCATCAACTCACATCCGCTCAAACGGGCGCGGTGCTGGATTGGTTGACACGGCGAAGTGGTATGCCCGAACAACAATTGTTCACGGTCGCTCAAGGATCGAACAATCCACGGAAAGACAACACGACGCCCGCCGGTCGTGTCGCCAATCGCCGCATCGAGTTGGTGATCTATCCCGAATCGTTTTGA
- a CDS encoding DUF1552 domain-containing protein, whose product MLFRTKRASLSRRRLLRGLSRGSAVGLSLPWLHAMAGESPDNSPPEVDANGKVKPLDRPPVRTAFLFMPNGVNPANWTPPEIENSDQFELTPMLKPLAGVRDEVVLLENLHHPNLNMRNGHWPKVPAFLSGGFVLRTSGRDMDTGSMSADQFIASKIGSQTPLPSLELGVDSAYTGVDNVGGGFTRIYGSHIAWRDRNTPLPNEIVPQLAFDRLFRGGAASPPVSGLNLHDPKVAKSLQRDTTSVLDIVLEDAHGLSRQLGSEDRAKLDEYLQSVRSVEQRIEASMKPQRRWINEGKIDVPRPGPGLPEQHIEHVRLMMDIMVLAFWTDSTRVATFMMGNAQTGRNFSFIDGVNSSFHGISHHRNEPDRIAEYERIGTWHIEQYAYLIDRMRSLKEGDSTLLDNSMVMFGSTIRDGNKHDIENLPLLLAGRGGGVVRTGRRLVAPEKSRLCNLYVSMFNAMGIDAEQFGTSDGKVDLS is encoded by the coding sequence ATGCTGTTTCGAACCAAGCGTGCCAGTTTGTCGCGACGGCGGTTGCTCCGTGGATTGTCACGCGGTTCCGCGGTTGGATTGAGTCTGCCTTGGCTGCACGCGATGGCCGGAGAGTCACCCGACAATTCGCCACCGGAGGTGGATGCAAACGGCAAAGTCAAACCGCTCGATCGCCCGCCTGTCCGCACGGCGTTTCTGTTCATGCCCAATGGTGTCAATCCAGCCAATTGGACTCCGCCGGAAATTGAAAACAGCGACCAATTTGAACTGACGCCGATGCTGAAACCTCTGGCCGGTGTACGCGACGAAGTCGTGCTGCTGGAAAATCTGCATCACCCCAACCTGAACATGCGAAACGGACACTGGCCCAAGGTGCCCGCTTTCTTGTCCGGCGGTTTCGTGCTTCGAACATCGGGACGAGACATGGACACGGGCAGCATGTCGGCCGACCAATTCATTGCATCAAAGATCGGTTCGCAGACGCCTCTGCCAAGTTTAGAACTCGGCGTCGACTCGGCTTACACGGGTGTCGACAATGTGGGTGGCGGATTCACTCGAATCTACGGCTCTCACATCGCTTGGCGAGACCGAAACACGCCGCTGCCAAATGAGATCGTTCCGCAGCTCGCCTTTGATCGTCTGTTCCGTGGCGGCGCAGCCTCTCCGCCCGTATCGGGATTGAATCTGCACGATCCGAAAGTCGCGAAATCACTGCAACGAGACACAACCAGCGTCCTCGACATCGTTCTCGAAGACGCCCACGGGCTGTCACGGCAACTCGGCAGCGAAGACCGTGCGAAGCTCGACGAGTACCTGCAAAGCGTCCGCAGCGTGGAGCAACGCATCGAAGCGTCGATGAAGCCCCAACGTCGCTGGATCAACGAAGGCAAGATCGACGTGCCGCGTCCGGGCCCAGGGCTGCCGGAACAACACATTGAACACGTTCGACTGATGATGGACATCATGGTCCTCGCGTTTTGGACCGATTCGACTCGCGTCGCGACTTTCATGATGGGCAACGCTCAAACCGGTCGAAACTTCTCATTCATCGATGGCGTGAACAGTTCTTTCCATGGGATCTCGCACCACCGAAATGAACCGGATCGAATTGCGGAATACGAACGCATCGGCACATGGCATATCGAACAATACGCGTATCTGATTGATCGAATGCGGTCGCTGAAAGAAGGCGACTCGACGTTGCTGGACAACTCGATGGTCATGTTCGGTTCGACCATCCGAGACGGCAACAAACACGACATCGAAAACCTTCCGCTGTTATTGGCCGGTCGCGGCGGCGGAGTCGTTCGCACGGGACGCCGGTTGGTTGCACCCGAAAAATCCAGGCTATGCAACTTATACGTTTCGATGTTCAACGCGATGGGAATCGACGCAGAACAATTCGGAACCAGCGACGGAAAAGTCGACTTGAGCTGA
- a CDS encoding DUF1592 domain-containing protein: MPTRLSLLSHAAFLASIVLLALLAQQSSCLGEEPNKIGAAEIPNPESTTAFEDDIRPMLVDYCGDCHSPDDDEAPVGFLKSITVDEIQRRREVWSSAAEQLHNRTMPPADADQPTEAERLRLNRWIEDHLKATACDGGEFAGRPVPRRLNRDQYTHAINDLTSLNFDFVETFPADGGGGEGFNNNGETLFMPPLLMERYLEVASQVIDEAIVLTPRLVEFQPDGEASIATHTMLCSTDETYGLSIRLPRDVPDDTRVQVRVDGIVAAVLDQSRRENDHHWMTLSLPKGQHHIAVQIDSAASDVNDQASLTIAHVRLFQLPRIEYRKGQQIERDRQKMSDVVRDFALKNSEVSIDQLGPKFYRGFQEYGRDSLKKRLTATATILGLSPEADPLTHPVSREDAELVLTRFARRAWRRPIDQTTTERWMVLFDHVVARGETSRAALQLALQAILTSPNFLYISESDSDESHLHRITDLELATRLSFFLWYSIPDDQLLDLAERSELSQPENLRKQVDRMLADPRSKRFADAFASQWLGTTAVGNTVIPDTNFFKPAYSDKLVIDLREQVGQTMAWMIRENRPVTDWIDSDTVVINHRLAKHYGMETAAEKLKDDQQRFVAVRIADDPEASRRTGALGLGAVHMLTSYSRRTSPVLRGAWVLETIFGTRVPAPPPDVPSLPGGEKENGKKTVRQRLEQHRENPTCAACHDLIDPIGFALENFDVIGRWRDHERGSASEEDWQKKIEKAPETIAKLPKIDSSGRLPSGETFEGVDELRAVLMARQDAFLDEYIRRMLGFALARSLEEADACTIDSIRNQMLQNDLQTRELIHAIIQSTPFLNRG; the protein is encoded by the coding sequence ATGCCAACCAGGCTCTCCCTCTTATCGCACGCGGCTTTTCTCGCGTCGATCGTTTTGCTTGCCCTGCTCGCGCAGCAATCGTCCTGCCTTGGCGAGGAACCAAACAAAATCGGTGCGGCCGAAATTCCGAATCCTGAATCGACAACGGCGTTTGAAGACGACATCCGTCCAATGCTGGTCGACTACTGCGGCGATTGCCATTCGCCAGATGACGACGAGGCTCCCGTCGGCTTTCTAAAGTCAATCACGGTCGATGAGATCCAACGTCGCCGCGAAGTTTGGTCCAGTGCGGCGGAGCAATTGCACAATCGCACAATGCCTCCCGCGGATGCGGACCAGCCCACCGAAGCGGAACGACTGCGACTCAACCGATGGATTGAAGATCACTTGAAGGCCACCGCCTGCGATGGTGGTGAATTCGCGGGGCGTCCTGTGCCACGACGATTGAATCGCGACCAATACACACATGCGATCAACGACCTGACCAGTCTGAACTTTGATTTCGTTGAAACGTTTCCCGCCGATGGAGGCGGCGGCGAAGGCTTCAACAACAACGGCGAAACATTGTTTATGCCACCTCTGTTGATGGAACGCTATTTAGAGGTGGCATCCCAAGTCATCGATGAAGCGATCGTGCTCACGCCGCGGCTGGTTGAGTTTCAACCGGACGGCGAAGCCTCCATCGCAACGCACACGATGCTTTGCAGCACCGACGAAACATACGGACTATCCATTCGCTTACCACGAGATGTTCCGGACGACACTCGCGTTCAAGTGCGTGTGGATGGCATCGTCGCGGCCGTGTTGGATCAGAGCCGCCGAGAGAACGATCACCACTGGATGACACTGTCACTCCCCAAAGGCCAGCACCACATTGCTGTCCAAATCGATTCCGCCGCGAGCGATGTAAACGACCAAGCCTCATTAACCATCGCACATGTTCGTTTGTTTCAATTGCCTCGAATTGAATACCGCAAAGGCCAACAGATCGAACGCGATCGGCAAAAAATGTCCGACGTCGTCCGCGATTTCGCTCTGAAGAACTCTGAAGTCTCAATCGATCAACTCGGGCCCAAGTTCTATCGCGGGTTCCAAGAATACGGTCGCGACTCGCTGAAGAAACGACTGACCGCAACCGCAACGATCTTGGGGCTCTCACCAGAAGCGGACCCGCTGACTCATCCGGTGTCTCGCGAAGATGCGGAGCTGGTTTTGACTCGCTTCGCCCGTCGAGCCTGGCGGCGTCCGATCGACCAAACCACGACCGAACGTTGGATGGTTTTGTTCGATCATGTGGTTGCTCGAGGCGAAACTTCTCGAGCAGCACTTCAACTGGCCCTGCAGGCAATTTTGACATCTCCCAATTTTCTGTACATCAGTGAATCCGATTCCGATGAATCGCACCTTCATCGCATCACGGATTTGGAACTCGCGACTCGGCTTTCGTTTTTTCTTTGGTATTCGATCCCCGACGATCAATTGCTGGACCTGGCCGAGCGTAGTGAGCTCAGCCAACCTGAGAATCTTCGCAAACAAGTTGACAGGATGCTCGCCGACCCGCGATCGAAACGTTTTGCGGATGCGTTTGCTAGCCAGTGGCTCGGAACCACTGCGGTTGGAAACACGGTCATCCCCGACACCAACTTTTTCAAACCGGCATACTCCGACAAACTTGTGATCGACCTGCGCGAACAAGTCGGCCAAACGATGGCCTGGATGATTCGCGAAAATCGGCCGGTGACGGATTGGATCGATTCCGACACAGTCGTCATCAATCACCGGCTAGCCAAGCACTACGGAATGGAAACCGCTGCGGAGAAACTAAAAGACGACCAACAAAGATTCGTTGCCGTTCGCATCGCGGACGATCCCGAAGCGTCGCGTCGCACGGGTGCCCTAGGACTGGGTGCCGTTCACATGCTGACCAGTTATTCGCGGCGAACCAGTCCCGTGCTTCGAGGTGCATGGGTATTGGAAACAATCTTTGGAACGCGAGTGCCTGCACCGCCGCCGGATGTCCCATCGCTGCCAGGCGGTGAAAAAGAGAACGGCAAAAAGACTGTCCGCCAACGACTCGAACAACACCGAGAGAACCCGACCTGCGCCGCCTGCCATGACCTGATCGATCCAATCGGTTTCGCATTGGAAAACTTCGACGTGATCGGTCGATGGCGTGACCACGAACGTGGCTCAGCAAGCGAAGAGGATTGGCAGAAGAAGATCGAGAAGGCACCTGAGACGATCGCGAAGCTTCCGAAAATCGACAGCTCGGGGCGGTTGCCCAGCGGAGAAACATTCGAGGGCGTTGATGAACTAAGAGCTGTCCTGATGGCTCGCCAAGACGCTTTCCTCGACGAATACATCCGACGCATGCTTGGCTTCGCCCTAGCGAGAAGTTTGGAAGAAGCCGACGCGTGCACGATCGACTCGATCCGAAATCAGATGTTGCAAAACGACTTGCAAACTCGCGAGTTGATTCATGCCATCATTCAAAGCACTCCATTTTTAAACCGAGGCTAA
- a CDS encoding retropepsin-like aspartic protease family protein produces MLDSTEGPHRRSSVWASVMAAICLATIGSVPAPANDALVQDAAAQEPTETNDQPTETARATRYSASVEAKAEKILHEAGLRRSGKSLIANESAEIARAMTALVKQRRELILQQKELDSVLGQVQQINDQIRASENQDGELNLQLARVAGNDVASNNRIVALINANRTRVSQLRSQRTKTQEQANEQRSSLNSKQADYAESVFQIRQDLDALRTLLAKTLEDPKVKIAVQVMNANQGVPASISAVDILQTIELRLAKIEQEVFSESIPLEIERNGSLYVTASVNNQPIRMIVDSGATLVTLTAEAAKELKVEIPTDAPLLRLVMANGDEISAKRVELDSVRVGQFEAKNVSCAVLEPIATRADPMLGMSYLGEFKFEIDAAQKSLSMLRVETSP; encoded by the coding sequence GTGTTGGACTCAACTGAAGGTCCGCATCGCCGCTCGTCGGTGTGGGCGTCAGTGATGGCTGCGATCTGCCTAGCCACAATCGGCTCTGTACCAGCGCCGGCCAACGACGCTCTGGTCCAGGACGCGGCGGCACAGGAACCCACCGAGACCAACGACCAGCCCACCGAAACGGCGAGAGCGACTCGTTACTCCGCCAGTGTCGAAGCGAAGGCAGAAAAAATCCTGCACGAGGCGGGACTGCGCCGCAGCGGCAAGTCATTGATCGCGAATGAATCCGCCGAGATCGCTCGAGCGATGACCGCTTTGGTCAAACAGCGACGCGAATTAATTCTGCAACAGAAGGAACTGGATTCGGTGCTGGGGCAAGTCCAACAGATCAACGACCAAATCCGCGCTTCGGAGAATCAAGACGGTGAACTGAATTTGCAATTAGCGCGCGTCGCGGGAAACGATGTCGCGTCCAACAATCGAATCGTCGCATTGATCAACGCCAACCGAACTCGCGTCAGCCAACTTCGGTCACAACGAACCAAGACACAAGAACAAGCCAACGAGCAACGGTCCTCACTCAATTCCAAACAAGCCGACTACGCAGAATCCGTTTTCCAGATTCGGCAGGACCTGGATGCACTGCGAACGTTGCTCGCGAAAACACTGGAAGATCCCAAAGTCAAGATCGCGGTCCAAGTCATGAATGCGAACCAGGGCGTTCCCGCATCGATCTCGGCCGTAGACATTTTGCAAACGATCGAGCTACGACTCGCAAAGATCGAGCAGGAAGTTTTTTCAGAATCGATTCCTTTGGAAATCGAACGCAACGGCTCGCTTTATGTGACCGCCAGCGTCAACAACCAACCGATTCGCATGATCGTCGACAGCGGTGCAACGCTGGTGACGTTGACCGCCGAAGCAGCCAAAGAACTCAAAGTTGAAATCCCAACGGACGCACCACTCCTGCGTCTCGTGATGGCCAACGGTGACGAGATCTCAGCCAAACGAGTCGAACTGGACTCCGTGCGCGTCGGCCAGTTCGAAGCGAAAAATGTCTCTTGTGCGGTTCTGGAGCCAATCGCGACGCGAGCCGATCCGATGCTTGGGATGAGTTATCTGGGCGAGTTCAAATTCGAAATCGACGCCGCGCAGAAAAGCCTCAGCATGCTGCGAGTCGAAACGTCGCCTTAG
- a CDS encoding HAD family hydrolase: MRVLLFDIDGTLLTTAGGGNRAIRQAIEEEFAVENPDTQISFSGRTDRSLMVELLQRNRVSPTKINCGRLRRRYGALFGAELRRSGGALLPGIVPLFQALNALPNLDIAVMTGNFPETATQKLEHFEIRRWVRWIIGGDLDVHRDDMARRAAMMVARRHGDAHQETIVIGDTPADVLCGRAIGAKTLAVTTGEFSREQLAPAEPTLLLDDLSDTERVMRFLVDDEVLAD; encoded by the coding sequence GTGCGAGTGTTGCTATTTGACATCGACGGGACACTTTTGACGACCGCCGGTGGCGGGAATCGAGCGATTCGGCAAGCGATTGAAGAGGAATTCGCGGTCGAAAATCCTGATACTCAGATTTCGTTTTCGGGCCGCACCGATCGCAGCCTGATGGTGGAGTTGTTGCAGCGAAACCGGGTTTCGCCAACGAAGATCAATTGTGGTCGATTGCGACGACGTTACGGGGCCCTGTTTGGAGCCGAATTGCGGCGATCGGGTGGCGCATTGTTGCCCGGCATCGTGCCGTTGTTTCAGGCATTGAATGCGCTGCCCAACCTCGACATTGCAGTAATGACCGGGAATTTTCCGGAGACGGCAACTCAGAAACTGGAACATTTCGAGATCCGGCGGTGGGTTCGGTGGATCATCGGCGGCGATTTGGACGTGCATCGCGACGATATGGCGCGGAGGGCCGCGATGATGGTGGCTCGACGGCACGGCGATGCTCATCAAGAAACGATCGTGATCGGCGACACTCCGGCCGACGTGTTGTGTGGCCGAGCGATCGGTGCAAAAACGCTGGCGGTCACGACGGGCGAGTTCTCCCGCGAACAATTGGCACCAGCCGAGCCGACGTTGTTGCTGGACGACCTGTCGGATACCGAACGAGTGATGCGTTTCCTGGTCGATGATGAGGTTCTGGCGGATTGA
- the greA gene encoding transcription elongation factor GreA: protein MVESVPMTREGYNKIKAEINRMENEEMPMIVQKIAEAREEGDLKENAEYHAQRENQGMLMAKINELRDKIARASIIDVSSLPKDEVVFGCTVTVEDVAYGDEEQFTLVGAGDEDYDSGKILVTSPFGQGLVGKKVGETAEVDVPAGKLKFKILKIEFNL from the coding sequence ATGGTTGAATCGGTACCAATGACCCGAGAGGGCTACAACAAGATCAAGGCCGAGATCAATCGCATGGAAAACGAAGAAATGCCCATGATCGTCCAGAAGATCGCGGAAGCTCGTGAAGAAGGTGACTTGAAGGAGAACGCGGAATACCACGCGCAGCGTGAGAACCAAGGCATGTTGATGGCGAAGATCAACGAGCTGCGTGACAAGATCGCTCGCGCATCGATCATCGATGTGTCGTCTCTTCCCAAAGATGAAGTTGTGTTCGGTTGCACCGTTACGGTGGAAGACGTCGCCTATGGCGACGAAGAACAATTCACATTGGTGGGGGCTGGCGATGAAGATTACGACAGTGGCAAAATTCTCGTTACCAGTCCGTTTGGTCAGGGGTTGGTTGGCAAGAAGGTCGGCGAGACGGCTGAAGTCGACGTGCCAGCAGGTAAGTTGAAATTCAAAATCCTGAAGATCGAATTCAATCTGTGA
- a CDS encoding DNA gyrase inhibitor YacG: MEPPVKINCPTCGRRFLSDETPAMPFCSKRCQLIDLGRWMNEEIGLPHEGDPGDAPVEYLDDRDLTQPSPERQNESFHRYSE; encoded by the coding sequence ATGGAACCACCCGTCAAAATCAATTGCCCAACGTGCGGCCGCCGTTTTCTATCGGATGAGACGCCCGCGATGCCGTTTTGTTCCAAGCGGTGCCAGCTCATCGATCTCGGACGCTGGATGAACGAAGAGATCGGTTTGCCCCATGAAGGCGATCCCGGTGACGCACCCGTCGAGTACTTGGACGACCGTGATCTGACGCAACCAAGTCCCGAGCGGCAAAACGAGAGCTTTCATCGATACAGCGAGTAG
- a CDS encoding DUF1559 family PulG-like putative transporter, translated as MKTKPSGFTLVELLVVITIIGILMGLLIPAVNTARETARRNQCSTQIKNLSLAAIQYENTKGEMPGYVQSFGRHDSYIDPSDPSNSGAALAPHMKIGTWAVALLPWLDAQPTYEHWSEDRYPILHTNVSGAEHEATSGASGDGFHSLAAPNLAVMQCPSNPVAVGDFAKNSYISNNGLCHSSGPSSFLNAPSGSSVFAESQNRANGVFNCKYNVTSVNSRGDGVHEFEGPRVRLDDFKDGAGNTMLFAESVQALPWSRAGFINASNVTLADPAHKDVVFAVENARYVHGMVWHYADPKNSDAALASFWNKNGNAAPQLPNAVVGFYRINGGGTSVSDEIFNLQMTTANAAQIARPSSAHTDGVNAAMADGGTRFIADSIDYRVYQALLTPRGKSSNVPFPEYVYSDEEN; from the coding sequence ATGAAAACCAAACCATCCGGTTTCACTCTCGTTGAATTGCTGGTGGTGATCACCATCATCGGCATCTTGATGGGCCTGCTCATCCCCGCTGTGAACACGGCCCGGGAAACAGCTCGACGTAATCAATGCAGCACACAGATCAAAAACTTGTCCTTGGCGGCGATTCAGTATGAGAATACTAAAGGTGAAATGCCGGGGTACGTCCAAAGTTTCGGGCGTCACGACAGCTATATCGATCCATCGGACCCGAGCAACTCAGGTGCCGCGCTGGCCCCTCACATGAAAATCGGGACTTGGGCAGTCGCTCTTCTTCCTTGGTTGGATGCTCAGCCAACGTATGAGCACTGGAGCGAAGACCGTTATCCAATCCTGCACACCAACGTTTCTGGTGCTGAACATGAAGCAACTAGTGGTGCATCTGGAGATGGTTTCCACTCGTTAGCAGCACCGAACTTGGCAGTCATGCAATGTCCAAGTAACCCGGTTGCAGTCGGCGACTTTGCGAAGAACAGCTACATTTCAAACAATGGTTTGTGCCACAGTTCGGGGCCATCGAGCTTTCTTAATGCACCGTCAGGTTCCAGCGTTTTCGCTGAATCGCAGAACCGGGCCAATGGTGTGTTTAATTGCAAGTACAACGTTACCAGTGTGAATTCACGAGGAGACGGTGTTCATGAATTCGAAGGACCGCGAGTCCGCTTGGATGACTTCAAGGATGGAGCTGGAAACACAATGTTGTTTGCAGAGAGTGTTCAAGCTCTTCCATGGAGCCGTGCTGGTTTCATCAACGCTAGCAACGTGACGCTCGCCGATCCAGCTCACAAAGACGTTGTTTTTGCGGTCGAGAACGCCCGTTATGTTCATGGGATGGTTTGGCACTATGCCGATCCTAAGAACTCGGATGCCGCTTTGGCGTCATTTTGGAACAAGAACGGCAACGCTGCTCCTCAACTTCCAAATGCCGTTGTAGGTTTCTACAGAATCAACGGTGGTGGCACTTCTGTTTCAGATGAAATCTTCAACTTGCAAATGACTACAGCGAATGCCGCTCAGATTGCACGTCCTTCTTCGGCTCACACCGACGGAGTAAACGCGGCAATGGCTGACGGTGGCACGCGGTTCATTGCAGATTCCATTGACTACCGTGTCTATCAGGCCTTGCTGACACCTCGCGGGAAAAGCAGCAACGTTCCATTCCCAGAGTACGTCTACAGTGACGAAGAAAACTGA
- a CDS encoding NfeD family protein: MPVLYTIGLLVLFFTLAIAEILVPSAGLLGLFAIAAAITAVLIAFTVSLNFALAVILALLVLTPILLSIVLRLWPQTAIGKEVLNRRSSDSKSTMPTATAPDGTPLSDLVGRYGVAASNLLPAGRVIVDGHKVDAVSTGMPIDTGQPIKVVRVQAGNLQVRLATSDEPQSQPATTSAETSSPDVSPNSAKTLDEVNLDDLGI; encoded by the coding sequence ATGCCGGTTCTGTATACGATCGGGTTGCTGGTGCTCTTCTTCACACTGGCCATCGCCGAGATCCTTGTCCCGAGTGCAGGCTTGCTCGGGCTATTCGCCATCGCCGCAGCAATCACGGCCGTGCTGATCGCATTCACCGTCAGCCTCAACTTTGCCCTCGCTGTGATACTCGCACTGCTTGTACTGACACCCATCCTGCTCAGCATCGTCCTGAGACTCTGGCCTCAAACGGCAATTGGCAAAGAAGTCCTCAACCGGCGTTCAAGCGACTCGAAAAGCACGATGCCCACTGCAACAGCTCCCGACGGTACACCACTCTCTGACTTGGTAGGCCGCTACGGAGTCGCTGCATCGAACCTGTTACCAGCCGGCAGGGTCATCGTCGACGGCCACAAGGTCGATGCGGTCAGCACCGGAATGCCAATCGACACGGGGCAGCCCATCAAGGTCGTCCGAGTCCAAGCCGGCAATCTGCAAGTCCGACTAGCAACCTCTGACGAACCCCAATCTCAACCCGCCACCACGTCGGCAGAAACAAGCTCCCCCGACGTGTCTCCCAACTCCGCCAAAACACTCGACGAAGTCAATCTCGACGACCTTGGTATTTGA